Below is a genomic region from Fulvia fulva chromosome 5, complete sequence.
GAAGTAATCAATCGACAAGATCGCCTCTGCATCGATATCCGCCCACACGCCTCCTTCAGCATACATGATAATGTAGCGCAGTAGATCCGCCTGGATGATGCGATTACCATCGAGCGCTTTGTAGGTGGAAATGATATCTGGTCGATCGAAGCCATTTGGGCCAAAGTGGTGCTCCACGTAAGAGATTGCGTTGCCGTCTGTCAGCACTTCATACCGCCAGAGCGGATTTTTCGTCGTCCACGCTCGTGCGCGCTCAGCATCTCGACCCTCGAAGCTGAGAGAGTCCACCTTCCACGATTGCCAGATCTTGCGAGGAATCATGTCGACATGTTTAAAGGTCGGTTTTTTGGTCCATCCGATTATGGCTTGGTAGCCAAAGAAGATGGTGCAGCCGACCAGGAAGATCGCGAGAGTCCCATTCCTGCCTTGGAGCATTCTGCTCAGAGGCGACCTGCCATTGTTCAACGCCATTCTGTTGAAGTTCTTCTCCATGGTTGCCGCTTTCAGCAGGATAATGTCACAGAGCGACGAACAACAACAGCGTGTCTTGTGCCTGTTTACTTCATGTGTCTAGATCGACAGAGAGCTTTGAGAGCTCTACTAGCTCCCGACAGAATGGCTCGAAACCTTGCGTCCACAGCTCTTGCTTGTAGAACATTCTCCCAGATTGAAAGCCACATGGTGCAACTTCCCCGGGCACGAAGTGGGCGAGATGCTGTGGACAACAATGACGCGGGATACAAACGAACGCGCCATCGCCGGCGTACCAAGCACTGGAGCTTGTGTACCGAAAATTGACAATGCTCGACGATTGCCCTTCACATGCTAGCCAAGCCCCTCGGCTCGGCAGGTTCCTGGACCTGGTGGGCCTGGAGTTGTGCGGAGACTGTGCCGCTAGACTTCACGCTCCGCTGCATGAGCAAACTTTGTCTTGTCACCGTGCATGCACCGCGGACATCAGCTCCTCCTCCGTGCTGGCCGCAGCGAAACGTTTGTCGTGCCAACAACCGAGAGCTTCGAGTGTGTCAAGTCGTGCCGATGAATCAGCAGAACGTGGTATGGGACGCGGAAGCTCAACGCGACGAAGATCGACAGCAATTGACGATCTGCAGTGTTGCGAAAGTGCAATTGGTTGTCGGTGTATGCAATACGAGGGTATAAGCTGCAAAATACCATGGATGGTGTCTTTCTAGTACATTTTCCACGTCATCTATCTGCCGTATCATTCCGAGATCATCGTTTACATCTTGAGAGTTCATTACGAGAGTGAAGCAAAGGCTCCTCAGATCATCGCCGACCCCGGCCATAGGTTCCCTTTGCCTTCCCGTAGGTGCTCTTCGCCCAATAGCCAGAAGGTGCCGCCGAGGGTGCAGCTGATGCCATAGATGGAGCATATGACGGTCGGTACGAGGGAGCGTACGAAGGACGATATGATGGTGCAGCTGAAGGAGCAGCCGGCGGATGGGCTGGCTGCTCTCCAGGGTTCGCTTTTGGCCAACCACCATGACCAGAGCCAACGTTCCAGGGATTGCTAGATGGCACAGCTGCTGGGTAGTGTCCTGGAGCGTAGATTGTGGGCGATGGCGCAGCTGGAGCAGCGGGTGGTGCGTATGCTGGTCTGTCCCCATTTGCCTTGGCCCAACCACCCTGACCAGAGCCGCTGTTGTATGGGTTGCTTGACGGTTTCGCTGCTGGTGACTGGCCTGGAGCGTAGATTGTGGCTGATGGCGCAGAGTCCCACACCGTCATCGAGGCGACATATGCGTAGACCGGAGCTGAAGGCTTTCCATACTTGGGCGGAGTGACCACTTTGCCTTTGAAATCCTTTTGCTTGTACTGAGTGTCGCGTTGTTGATGGTATTGGCTGTTGTTCTTGCTGTGTTTGGACTGCTTTTGGTTGCCTTGCCACCTTCCGTGCCTCTTCTTGAGATCATTCACACTTTTGCAGAAGTCTGCAACGAAGGCTGCGGCACCTGTCCATAGTCAATGCTGAGTTCCATGCCATGGTTGAAGCGCGCTCACCTGAGGCCTTGCCCTCACCACAGTTGGTCACAGTGCATTGCTTGACGGAGCTCTCGAAGCTATCGTGGGAACAGATACATTGACTGTCTCGCGACGAGCATCCGGTGGTCTTCACTGCTTGACTGATGCAGCTGCCCTATTGCGACTCACAGTCAGTACCGTATCCGCCCCCTTTCGAGACTGTTCACTTACTGCGCAGTCTGGCAGTTTCGCAGCGATGGCGAAGCCTGCTAGAGAACCGAAGAGCAGAGTTGTCAACCTCATGATGTATGCTCGAGCGAATGAGTAGCTGCTAAGGGATAAGAAGTTGAAACACACGACAAAGTGCCAGTATGCAGGTCCTTAGCACTACCACCGCCGGATAGTCACCAGTGAAGGTCGATGAACTCCATGCCATGCTATTGTATTAGCCCAACAGAACTCATGCTAGTGTTGTCCGAGGCCGATAGCGTACTAGCACTGTGAGAAGAACCAACCTTCCCGCTTCGCGTTATCTCCACTTCCAGAATCAGCAGATACTGCCCATCGGCGGAAATCCCAAGCTTGCTATTCGCTGCATGGCGTATGGTATGAAGAGCGAAACCCAAGAGTGATTCAATGGCGTGTGCGTGCCTCGGCGTCTTCCAAGGTTGCGGCTAACTTGCAGCTTCCGTCCGCAGGAACAAAAGAGGCTCCGCAATTCACTTTCGATCAGAGATCGTGCAAGTGGCACGGTCGTTCTCGCTGCTTGACGTGATTTCAGCGGGTGCGGGAAATTCGTGCCACCCTCGGTTTCGCCATGGGGTGCTTCCTTCTCGGAGCGCTGTCGTATATTGGGTGGTCCGCCGACGCCTCGTCTACACATTTTGTCAATGAGGCGCCTTCAAGCCAGCTTTTGGCAGTGCTCTATTACTATGCATATAGTTTACGACAATTCTTCTTCTGCCACAACGCGGGCAGTAATGTGTAGTCACCGGAAACTGCCGCCGGTGCGTGAGCGGTGTCATTTCATGTTGGTCGAGAGTGTTCACAATAATTTTGTACAGAACTGCCAGGATGCGCCTGCAACCAGTTGCGCGTAGCTCTTGCCAAGTTCAGTAGGGTGTTGCGTTTGCTAGATGATATGACAGGATTTGGGCAGGCGTCCTTCCTGGTGTTCGCATCCTGCCTCGGTGCGTTAGGCATGTGCCAGTCTTGATACCATGACCGAGATGGAAGGATCAAGATGCCAAAGATCCTCACCTTCAACCAGCAAGCGTGAGTTTTCTCGGCAGGACACCGTCACATTGGCAAGGTGGAGTCCGACACAGCTCGAGTCCACCTGGTTGGCCTTGCAGGTATGCTTGTGTCTTGCGGGTCGTATACGGTGCTTGACTGCGCCGCACGCTTTTGGTTTGCTGCGAGACTCTTGAATCGGTAGTGACGCCGCCGGCACTGCCCTGCTTCTTGCCGACACATTCGATGCGGGGAGAGTCTCGGAAAGAGCAGGACAAGCTGTGTCACACATGCGTCTGTGGTCGTTGTGGCCTCGGCCTTCTGCTTCGTGAAGTTGGATGTCGGCATTTGCCGTGACGGGTCGCATAAACCTTATGCAGCCACGCGCCGCCGCGTGTGCTTTCAAACAGCTGGTTGCGGTGCGATCGGCGTGTTGCGTCAGATCGACAAGCTGCTTGTTCAATGCACTGCGTGTGCCTGCAGCGTCTTGAAGCATGATGTAGTCAAGAGTGTAGGAAAGGTGTGCTTCTTGATGGGACGCAATGATATTCGGCAGTCGAATCTCAAATGACTATAGATGCCTGCTCATCGGTACAGCAGGCCCTCATACTAAGAAGTCCCGCTCCGGTGTCGTGTGAGTCTTGAACAACCATTGCGTGAACTTGACGCTGGGCTCATCAACCAACCTCGTAAAAACCTCAGCCAACCAAAGTGTCAGTGGAAAGAGGATGAGTTGCGACGCGAGGAAGTTCACCTCAAGGCCAGTCACGCCCCAATTGGGAAACGGGAAGCGGTTGATCCAGGCAGGAACAAGCGCATCGTGACCATCACGAGCGAGGCCTACTGCTGCGTAGATTCGATCTCCGATTGACCACATCACCGGACCATGCACCAGGTACAATGCGAAGGAGATCCTGCCTAGATACTGGCAGAACGGCGTTTCGAAAAAGGACTGCAGCCAGCCGAGGCGAGGGATAATGATCATCAGCAGAGTTGCTGCCCAGAATCTGAAGAACCACGCATGGTTGAACACGGCTTGTGGTTTGAGGAAAGACAGATAATACCAGCCTGGAGTACCACGCAATTCCATGATGTCGTTGGAGTTTGCGGGTACGTTGCCAATGTACAGGGCAACCGTCAAGAGAATGTAACAGACCCATTGAGGTTGTGTGTATATCCGTTTGAGCGCAGGCGGTAGCTCCCTCCGAATAGCCAGTAGATCCAGATCGCATAGAAGCATCCCCACAATGAACAGTGCGCAGTACCATCCATCGACAATGTACATGAAGTAGAATAGCAAAGCGCACTCAATCCGTAGGCGGTTGGCCGTGTTGCAGCGAGCGACGGCAATTAGCGTAGTGTAGATGACAATCGAGCCACGAAACTCCAGCGGTATGGACCAAGCGTGGAAGCTGTAAGCGTTAAAGTAGCTATCGTTGAAGATAAAGCTGTAGTTCTTAAAGTCGCAGTACCACTTCCAGACCTCATCGAGATACGTTCTCTCGGGGATTTGGGGGACACTTGGCCGGAAACCAAGCAAATGCCAGCTACTCATCCAGAGAAAGGTAAGCACAAGGACAGGAATGAATAGCCTCAGCCATCGCCTGAACAGCGCAGATCCCAAATTGTCCGCGAGGTTCACAGTTTCCTTGGACTGAATCAAACTGAGAGGCTTGGCCGCTAGCACGTAGCCTGATATAACGAAGAACACGGCCACGGCGAGATGGCCACCACTGAAGAAGGTGCGTATGAACGGAGCGGTGGCGAAGTAGTAGTGTCCGTGCCAGCCCCAGCCAGCCTCCATAATGGTAAGTGCCCAGGTTCCATGCGACCACCCCGTGTTGTGCAGAATGTAGACGAGTAAGGCGCCAAAGCCCCTTAGGCCATCAAGATACGCTGTACGCTTCAGCTTCAAGTGCTTCTGCGGCTCACTCGTCCTCTTAAACCACTGTGATGCCGTGGACAGCGTTGTATTTGCCGCGCCGTATATGTCCTGGGCGAGAGATTTGTCGGCAAGGTCGTTGTTTCCTGGCTTCCCAACCGTCGAGAACATGCCGGAGTAAGCTGTGCTGTAGGGCTGCGCAGATGAGGGAGACTGCGGTACGTATGCGGATCTTGGAGAGAAATCTGTCTTTTGTGACTGCTCCGTTGGTGATCTAGGCTTGGAATATCCTGCCCTGTGCGTGGATAGTGAAGCTGGATGGCCGCCAGTAGAGTCGACAGAGGCAGACTCTTCAAGAGGAACTTCCTCCATTCGCAGAGTTGGACGTCCGTCTGTTGTCATCGTTGTGGTCGCCGAGCTAGAGGATGCCATGTTCGGTGACTGGCTTCACGATGGTCAATGCTGCTCAGTCGGTGGCCACGAGGCTGTTCCA
It encodes:
- a CDS encoding O-acetyltransferase PaAT-1, whose amino-acid sequence is MASSSSATTTMTTDGRPTLRMEEVPLEESASVDSTGGHPASLSTHRAGYSKPRSPTEQSQKTDFSPRSAYVPQSPSSAQPYSTAYSGMFSTVGKPGNNDLADKSLAQDIYGAANTTLSTASQWFKRTSEPQKHLKLKRTAYLDGLRGFGALLVYILHNTGWSHGTWALTIMEAGWGWHGHYYFATAPFIRTFFSGGHLAVAVFFVISGYVLAAKPLSLIQSKETVNLADNLGSALFRRWLRLFIPVLVLTFLWMSSWHLLGFRPSVPQIPERTYLDEVWKWYCDFKNYSFIFNDSYFNAYSFHAWSIPLEFRGSIVIYTTLIAVARCNTANRLRIECALLFYFMYIVDGWYCALFIVGMLLCDLDLLAIRRELPPALKRIYTQPQWVCYILLTVALYIGNVPANSNDIMELRGTPGWYYLSFLKPQAVFNHAWFFRFWAATLLMIIIPRLGWLQSFFETPFCQYLGRISFALYLVHGPVMWSIGDRIYAAVGLARDGHDALVPAWINRFPFPNWGVTGLEVNFLASQLILFPLTLWLAEVFTRLVDEPSVKFTQWLFKTHTTPERDFLV